In Rothia mucilaginosa, one genomic interval encodes:
- a CDS encoding PGPGW domain-containing protein — protein MHAHPVMRHLYKPLVIGVGAFCFIAGLIMLVTPGPGWLFIFIGLGIWGTEFTWARRANIFMKHVVLTAWYRYRAWRQQRKQRKAARKAERKAAAANQR, from the coding sequence ATGCACGCGCATCCGGTCATGCGTCATCTCTACAAGCCCCTCGTCATCGGCGTGGGCGCCTTCTGCTTTATCGCCGGGCTGATTATGCTCGTCACCCCCGGCCCCGGCTGGCTGTTCATCTTTATCGGCCTGGGCATTTGGGGTACCGAATTCACCTGGGCACGCCGCGCCAATATTTTCATGAAGCACGTGGTGCTCACCGCCTGGTACCGCTACCGCGCCTGGCGACAGCAGCGTAAGCAACGCAAAGCCGCGCGCAAGGCAGAACGTAAGGCTGCCGCCGCAAACCAGCGCTAA